Sequence from the Coxiella endosymbiont of Amblyomma sculptum genome:
CTTGAAGATCTCACTGAATTTGCAAAGTCAAGTGAAATGTGATCGTTCGGTTCCGCTATTCTGGGTAATGTCCAGTTGTCGAAAATTATGATTATTGCGCCAAAAATCCGTGGTTTTGTTTGTACAACTGCTCATCCGGAAGGATGCAAGAATCATGTGATGGAATGGATAGACTGCGTCAGGCAACGGACATGTTTCTGGGGGGTTTCTAAACCTAAAAAGGTTTTGATTATCGGTTCTTCTTCTGGTTTTGGTCTTGCGAGTCGTGTCGTATCTTCTTTTGGTATTGGAGCCGAGACAATAGGAGTTTTTCTCGAAAAACGGTCTACGAAAAAAAGAACCGCTTCTCCAGGATGGTACAACGCAGCGGCTTTTGAAAAAGCCGCACACAAATCGGGATTGTACGCTAAAAGCATCAACGGAGATGCGTTTTCGGACGCAATAAAAGAACAAACCATCAGGCTAATCCAACAAGATTGGAAAGATGGGGTCGATTTAGTTGTTTATAGTATTGCTTCTCCGCGTCGTGTGCACCCCAAAACTGGAGAAATGTTTAGTGCTGTACTAAAACCTATCAAACAACTTTATCGAAGCAAAACGATAGATGTTATGACAGGTGAGATAAGTGAAGTAACGATTGAACCTGCAACTGAGAAGGAAATTCAAGATACGATTGCGGTTATGGGCGGTGATGATTGGACACTATGGATAACCTCTCTGTTGGAGAACGGTTGTTTGTCGAAAGAAATCAAAACAATTGCTTTTACGTATATTGGACCTGAATTCACTCATCCGATCTATCGTAACGGTACTATCGGAAGAGCGAAGTTGTCTTTAGAAGCAACAGCTAGAAGACTGCATGCCCTTTTACAGTCGAAATTAGGAGGACAAGCTGTCATTTCTGTAAATAAAGCGTTAGTAACTCAAGCCAGTGTCGCTATACCTGTAGTTCCTCTGTACATTTCGTTGCTTTATAAAGTCATGAAAGAAAAAAATCTACACGAAGACTGTATCGAGCAAATGTGGCGATTATTTAGAGAATGTTTGTATGGAAAAAATACGACGTTTCTGGATACAGAACGGCGCGTTCGCATTGACGACCGAGAGATGCGAAACGATGTACAATCGGAAGTGCAAATGTTGTGGAAATCCGTTAACAGTAAAAATGTCAATCGAATCTCTGACATTTCCGGTTATCGAAAGGATTTTTACAAATTGTTCGGTTTCGGTTTGAGTAACGTCGACTACGAACAAGATGTGGATGTTGACGTCGATATCCCTTCAATCCAATTCTGATCAATTTTCATTTTTCATTTTCTCAAGAAGATCCCTTAGGATTAGAAAGGTAAGATTAGAAAGGAATGTCGTCTTCAAGTTCGGGAACGTCTCTTTGGTAGGCACTACCGTCGTCAAGTGCCTCTTCTTGGTTTTTGTTTTTGATTGGACCAGAAGATGGTTTGTAAGAAGCAACAGAGCTTCCTTCTTCCTGACTAGGATTTCGATTGTCTAGTATGTGCATTTCGTTCGCAACGATTTCTGTGGTATAACGATCGGAGTTGTTTTTGTCCTGCCATTTTCGAGTTCGCAGACTTCCTTCAATATATACTTTGGATCCCTTTCGTAAGTACTCTCCTACAATTTCGGCCAAACGGCCAAAAAACGCGACTCGATGCCATTCTGTCCGCTCTTGCAACGTTCCTGTTTTGTCACGCCAAGCGGTGTTTGTGGCCAGCGCTGTGTTCGCAACGGCGTGCCCATTAGGGGTATAACGTACTTCGGGGTCTTGACCTAAGTTTCCGATCAAAATGACTTTGTTTATTCCTCTAGCCATAAAACAAATTGTTCCTCTTTTTCCTCAGATTCGAACGCATATTATGAAATACAAACATTTTTATTGCAAAAATGCAAAGGCTT
This genomic interval carries:
- the ssb gene encoding single-stranded DNA-binding protein — translated: MARGINKVILIGNLGQDPEVRYTPNGHAVANTALATNTAWRDKTGTLQERTEWHRVAFFGRLAEIVGEYLRKGSKVYIEGSLRTRKWQDKNNSDRYTTEIVANEMHILDNRNPSQEEGSSVASYKPSSGPIKNKNQEEALDDGSAYQRDVPELEDDIPF
- the fabV gene encoding enoyl-ACP reductase FabV, with product MIIAPKIRGFVCTTAHPEGCKNHVMEWIDCVRQRTCFWGVSKPKKVLIIGSSSGFGLASRVVSSFGIGAETIGVFLEKRSTKKRTASPGWYNAAAFEKAAHKSGLYAKSINGDAFSDAIKEQTIRLIQQDWKDGVDLVVYSIASPRRVHPKTGEMFSAVLKPIKQLYRSKTIDVMTGEISEVTIEPATEKEIQDTIAVMGGDDWTLWITSLLENGCLSKEIKTIAFTYIGPEFTHPIYRNGTIGRAKLSLEATARRLHALLQSKLGGQAVISVNKALVTQASVAIPVVPLYISLLYKVMKEKNLHEDCIEQMWRLFRECLYGKNTTFLDTERRVRIDDREMRNDVQSEVQMLWKSVNSKNVNRISDISGYRKDFYKLFGFGLSNVDYEQDVDVDVDIPSIQF